One window of Ziziphus jujuba cultivar Dongzao chromosome 5, ASM3175591v1 genomic DNA carries:
- the LOC107420654 gene encoding pentatricopeptide repeat-containing protein At5g04810, chloroplastic-like — MALNPGVKSAAKSCVGSEVGLVRWRRLFWKEKEICDSNTSVSLTKRLLQEPTSSIKTTLDSLVLQPSQFTLETLLSSLTSSSSASLDKAHLVLEWSSEKLLKENERDHDKYSELIYLCGKIRNLPLAMNIFTSMEARGIKPNSSIFNSLIHVCFSSGNMATALSLFEIMQSSEGFKPNSDTYEAFISGFSKLGNVNAMQAWYSAKKAAGFAAQLQTYESLISGCIKSRNFETADGLFREMILTGFVPNSIILDSMLEGLCKRRNLVGAKKFLNLVVDGGWDINELMVEKLVGLYFEVGNVEDMEELLATLMEANKASEILSPVHCGIIRMYTLLDRLDDVEYAVGRMLKQGLSFKCADDIEKVICSYFRRAAYDRLDLFLERIKSSYELTRSTYDLLVAGYRRAGLSDKLHLVINDMKSAGC; from the exons atGGCGTTGAATCCAGGCGTTAAATCGGCGGCTAAAAGTTGTGTAGGGTCGGAAGTTGGGTTAGTTCGGTGGCGGCGTTTATTTTGGAAGGAGAAGGAGATATGCGATTCGAATACTTCGGTGTCTCTGACGAAGAGGTTGCTTCAGGAACCAACCTCTTCCATCAAAACAACACTTGATTCGCTGGTTCTTCAGCCCTCCCAGTTTACCTTGGAAACCCTACTTTCTTCtcttacttcttcttcttccgcCTCCCTTGACAAAGCTCACCTG GTTTTGGAATGGAGTTCGGAGAAATTGCTGAAGGAGAATGAGAGAGATCATGATAAGTACTCCGagcttatatatttatgtggaaAGATACGGAATCTCCCACTCGCAATGAACATTTTCACTTCAATGGAAGCTCGTGGAATTAAACCCAATTCTTCCATTTTCAATTCTCTCATACACGTTTGCTTCTCTTCGGGTAATATGGCTACAGCCCTCAGCTTATTTGAGATTATGCAGAGCTCAGAAGGATTTAAACCCAACTCAGACACCTATGAAGCTTTTATATCTGGGTTCTCGAAGTTGGGTAATGTTAATGCCATGCAAGCTTGGTACTCTGCAAAGAAGGCTGCTGGGTTTGCTGCTCAGCTTCAAACCTATGAATCTCTGATTTCAGGTTGCATAAAATCAAGGAATTTCGAGACTGCTGATGGACTCTTTAGGGAAATGATACTGACAGGGTTTGTACCTAACTCAATCATACTGGACAGTATGTTGGAAGGGCTTTGCAAGAGAAGAAATTTAGTTGGAGCAAAAAAGTTTCTGAATTTGGTAGTAGATGGGGGATGGGATATTAATGAGCTGATGGTTGAGAAGCTTGTGGGATTGTACTTTGAAGTTGGGAATGTAGAAGACATGGAGGAACTTCTTGCAACTCTAATGGAGGCAAATAAAGCATCTGAAATTTTGTCACCGGTTCATTGTGGGATTATAAGGATGTATACATTGTTGGATAGATTGGATGATGTAGAATATGCTGTAGGGAGGATGTTGAAACAAGGATTGTCATTTAAATGTGCAGATGATATTGAGAAGGTAATTTGTTCCTACTTTAGGCGAGCAGCTTATGATCGGTTAGATTTGTTTTTGGAACGTATTAAGAGTTCTTATGAACTTACAAGATCAACTTACGATTTGTTGGTTGCTGGTTATCGAAGAGCTGGGTTATCTGACAAGTTGCATTTGGTGATAAATGATATGAAATCAGCTGGATGCTAA